Proteins encoded in a region of the Fibrobacterota bacterium genome:
- a CDS encoding MMPL family transporter: MFTYLCKIFQHLHSRPRTVLALAFLLTLAALIPLKRLETRMSFADLLPQEFESVRTWKQIGEKFGGLGHLAIVVHSEDSSANRQAVEFLAERLRNHPDVNILEYKTEADFYKAHKLLYITLSDLREVDKRLETGFYLSRKKRNPLILDLLDEDEKVKSLEATSLEDLEKKYFVRLQDFLGTPDGKTRVLRIYPGFDVSDIARCRAFFKDVRTVTGQFKEENPAGPEMLFTGDMMRNIRNEGRIYSGIIDSAKASLALAALLLLLYFFRLPFGALLALIPLAMATVWTLALTAKAIGYLSLVSAPLSLLLAGLGMESAIQLLARYREERRKSFSAAVAFETIILETGPAITTAVLVTAAAFFTLTVTHFKGFAEFGITAGIGMLCTLAAVLIVFPCLLIVAEPYGILKAWGGRIYNFNLFTARPYRKWRWHLAALALLTAVAACRGIQLRFQFDFDKLAFHDRNMQADSLVQAAGEALVPPAVVITKDFDEAQQVADAVRDYMRADTLTPTIQSVTTMTDLLPANQEEKLALIAKIRKSVTPGLIANAPEPLRGNLEKLAGAWDTVPLTPADLPPSYRRKFLGHDTASGQFTFIFPSVNLREGWNVIAFADDVRAIHTANGREYHASGLPVVQADLLSMMIPDSRRAFLLAFGVIALLVLLDVRSARGTLVLVLPLLFSLVWTLGFMKLFGIKLNWFNLIAFPALVAYGINNAVHLYHRYIEEGRGSLRFVLRRTGETTAVATVVGMAGFAGLAFSDHRGLATLGITALLGLSMSLLAPLLVMPAIIGYLEARARAAEDRKLRISLPRKTKV, translated from the coding sequence ATGTTCACCTACCTCTGCAAAATCTTCCAGCATCTCCACTCCAGGCCGCGCACGGTCCTCGCCCTCGCTTTTCTCCTGACCCTCGCCGCTTTAATACCGCTTAAGCGCCTGGAAACGCGGATGTCCTTCGCGGACTTGCTTCCGCAGGAATTCGAGAGCGTGCGGACCTGGAAACAGATCGGGGAGAAATTCGGGGGCCTGGGCCATTTGGCCATCGTGGTGCATTCGGAGGATTCCTCCGCCAATCGCCAGGCGGTGGAATTCCTCGCCGAGCGGTTGCGGAACCACCCTGATGTAAACATCCTGGAATACAAGACGGAAGCCGACTTCTACAAGGCCCATAAGCTCCTTTACATCACCCTGAGCGATCTGCGCGAGGTAGACAAGCGCCTGGAGACGGGTTTCTACCTGAGCCGGAAGAAGCGCAATCCGCTCATCCTCGATCTGCTCGATGAGGACGAGAAGGTGAAAAGCCTGGAAGCGACCAGCTTGGAAGATCTGGAAAAGAAGTATTTCGTGCGCTTGCAGGATTTCCTCGGCACGCCGGACGGCAAGACCCGCGTGCTGCGCATCTATCCCGGCTTCGACGTTTCCGACATCGCGCGTTGCCGCGCCTTCTTCAAGGACGTGCGCACGGTGACGGGTCAGTTCAAGGAAGAGAATCCCGCCGGCCCGGAAATGCTTTTCACGGGCGATATGATGCGTAACATCCGTAACGAAGGCCGCATCTATTCCGGCATCATCGATTCCGCCAAGGCCTCGCTGGCCTTGGCCGCCCTCCTTTTGCTGCTGTATTTTTTCCGGCTCCCCTTCGGGGCCTTGCTGGCCCTCATCCCCCTCGCGATGGCGACGGTATGGACCTTGGCGCTCACCGCCAAGGCCATCGGATACCTCAGCTTGGTCAGTGCTCCCTTGAGCCTGCTCCTGGCCGGTCTGGGGATGGAATCGGCCATCCAATTGCTCGCGCGCTACCGCGAAGAGCGGCGCAAATCCTTCAGCGCGGCCGTCGCCTTCGAGACCATCATCCTGGAGACGGGACCCGCCATCACCACCGCCGTGCTGGTGACCGCGGCCGCGTTCTTCACCTTGACCGTGACCCATTTCAAGGGATTCGCGGAGTTCGGGATCACGGCGGGCATCGGTATGCTGTGCACCTTAGCGGCGGTGCTTATCGTTTTCCCCTGCCTTCTGATCGTGGCCGAGCCCTACGGGATCCTCAAGGCCTGGGGCGGGCGCATCTACAACTTCAACCTGTTCACCGCCAGGCCTTACCGCAAATGGCGCTGGCATTTGGCTGCCCTGGCCCTGCTCACCGCGGTCGCCGCCTGCCGCGGCATCCAGCTCCGCTTCCAATTCGACTTCGACAAGCTCGCCTTCCACGACCGCAACATGCAAGCCGATAGCCTGGTGCAAGCCGCCGGCGAGGCGCTGGTCCCCCCCGCCGTGGTCATCACCAAGGATTTCGACGAAGCCCAACAAGTGGCCGATGCCGTGCGCGACTACATGCGCGCCGATACCCTGACGCCGACCATCCAATCCGTCACCACCATGACCGATTTGCTTCCCGCCAACCAGGAAGAAAAGCTGGCCCTCATCGCCAAGATCCGCAAGTCGGTGACGCCCGGCCTCATCGCGAACGCTCCCGAACCCCTGCGGGGCAATCTGGAGAAACTCGCGGGCGCTTGGGACACGGTCCCTTTGACTCCGGCGGATCTGCCCCCCAGCTATCGGAGGAAATTCCTGGGGCATGACACCGCATCCGGCCAATTCACCTTCATCTTCCCTTCCGTAAACCTACGGGAGGGCTGGAACGTCATCGCCTTCGCCGACGACGTGCGCGCTATCCACACCGCCAACGGGCGCGAGTACCACGCTTCCGGACTCCCGGTGGTGCAAGCCGATCTGTTGTCCATGATGATCCCCGATTCCCGGCGTGCCTTCCTCCTGGCTTTCGGCGTCATCGCGCTGCTGGTCCTTTTGGACGTCCGCTCCGCGCGCGGCACCTTGGTGCTGGTGCTTCCGCTCCTCTTCAGCCTGGTCTGGACCCTGGGCTTCATGAAGCTCTTCGGGATCAAGCTCAATTGGTTCAACCTGATCGCCTTCCCGGCCCTGGTCGCCTATGGCATCAACAATGCCGTGCATCTCTACCATCGTTATATCGAAGAAGGACGGGGATCGCTTCGTTTCGTGTTACGAAGGACTGGCGAGACCACGGCCGTGGCCACGGTGGTGGGCATGGCGGGGTTCGCCGGGCTCGCCTTTTCCGATCACCGCGGCCTCGCGACGCTCGGCATCACCGCCTTATTGGGCCTGAGCATGAGCCTACTGGCGCCCCTATTGGTAATGCCCGCCATCATCGGGTACCTGGAAGCGCGCGCCCGAGCCGCGGAGGACCGCAAGCTGCGGATCTCCCTTCCCCGCAAAACCAAAGTTTAG
- a CDS encoding DUF4349 domain-containing protein — translation MFPAVLIFLMLLAGCTSPMRGRAPHEGQGYEETEDLQAGLEGAAPANASLAADQESPEAYQSSRSTNAAPAGFAMKKMLGNSMSGAGKASYYSPPPQQAAKPGMAPKRLVEYSGTATLRSTEPERILDSAISLAKAAGGYVEQRSPGYASLRVPSRDFDSLFARMLRLSEVVDYKQQAEDITEALQDADLRLKVVVATLERLEDLIRKARTESQKLRLLGELKRFREEREVLEAKKRDLVQRSRFASIQLWVRTHAPTASAGLFSRDLYDFAWIHRLNPFKDDRFSGRSRLVFPAPEGMVVTEDGFFSSDWRATSSQGAEFWGSRIDVDLRGDTRFWREAVRNRLESGFKVSDTASAGDFLFCRFQSFGPTAYYYWIGVRSRGGEVDIAEFYFPNDDLQGKLLPGMLAAVERKPR, via the coding sequence ATGTTCCCGGCCGTTCTCATTTTCCTCATGCTATTGGCGGGATGCACCTCGCCGATGCGCGGACGCGCGCCTCACGAAGGGCAGGGGTATGAGGAAACCGAGGATCTGCAAGCCGGCCTCGAAGGTGCCGCTCCCGCCAACGCTTCGCTAGCGGCTGATCAGGAGTCGCCGGAAGCATATCAGTCCTCCCGCTCGACGAATGCGGCCCCCGCGGGCTTCGCCATGAAAAAGATGCTCGGGAATTCGATGAGCGGAGCGGGCAAAGCCTCCTACTATTCGCCGCCCCCGCAGCAAGCGGCCAAGCCCGGCATGGCGCCCAAACGCCTCGTGGAATACTCTGGAACGGCTACCTTGCGTTCCACCGAACCCGAGCGCATCCTCGATTCCGCCATCTCCTTGGCCAAGGCAGCCGGCGGGTACGTGGAACAACGTTCGCCCGGATACGCGTCCTTGCGCGTGCCCTCGCGCGATTTCGACTCCCTTTTCGCCCGCATGCTCCGGCTATCGGAAGTGGTCGATTACAAACAGCAAGCCGAGGACATCACCGAGGCGCTCCAAGACGCCGATCTGCGCCTCAAGGTCGTCGTGGCCACCTTGGAACGTTTGGAGGATCTGATCAGGAAGGCGCGTACCGAATCGCAGAAGCTCCGGCTCTTGGGCGAGTTGAAGCGCTTCCGCGAGGAAAGGGAAGTCCTAGAAGCGAAGAAGCGCGACCTGGTCCAGCGGTCCCGCTTCGCCTCCATCCAACTCTGGGTGCGGACGCACGCGCCCACGGCCTCCGCCGGCCTCTTCAGCCGCGACCTCTACGATTTCGCGTGGATCCATCGGCTCAATCCCTTCAAGGATGATCGCTTTAGCGGCCGCTCGCGCCTGGTCTTCCCGGCGCCCGAGGGGATGGTGGTCACCGAGGACGGGTTTTTCTCGTCCGACTGGCGCGCCACCAGTTCGCAAGGGGCGGAATTCTGGGGCTCGCGGATCGACGTCGATCTACGGGGCGATACCCGCTTCTGGCGCGAGGCCGTCCGCAACCGGCTCGAATCCGGATTCAAGGTTTCGGATACCGCCAGCGCCGGGGATTTCCTCTTCTGCCGCTTCCAGTCCTTCGGCCCGACTGCCTATTACTATTGGATAGGCGTGCGGA